The following proteins are co-located in the Malus sylvestris chromosome 13, drMalSylv7.2, whole genome shotgun sequence genome:
- the LOC126595347 gene encoding probable calcium-binding protein CML50, with protein sequence MAQGGSDSEEEEDPEAEVEGSSNARKIGPKEFVALFYSLQSWRGIFESFNRDKSGFIDANKLRNALLSLGFSVSLVVLELLVSKFDKSGGKKRAIEYGNFIECCLTVKAASL encoded by the coding sequence ATGGCCCAAGGTGGTTcagattcagaggaagaagaggatcCTGAAGCAGAGGTCGAAGGTTCCTCCAACGCCAGGAAGATCGGGCCTAAGGAATTTGTTGCACTGTTCTACAGTCTTCAAAGTTGGAGGGGAATATTTGAGAGTTTCAACCGGGACAAAAGTGGGTTCATTGATGCAAATAAGTTGAGAAATGCACTACTGAGTCTGGGATTTTCTGTGTCACTTGTAGTTTTGGAACTGCTGGTCTCTAAATTCGACAAGTCTGGAGGCAAAAAGAGGGCCATTGAATATGGCAATTTCATCGAGTGCTGTCTGACTGTTAAGGCAGCTTCACTTTAG